The following proteins are encoded in a genomic region of Clostridium kluyveri:
- a CDS encoding response regulator transcription factor, which translates to MSTILLIEDNESLQKYIREYLNAYGFEVHVLNDYDTLYKTISAVSPKLILLDVTLPKFDGFYYLKLIRKQYSIPVIIISARSEDSDQIRGIENGADDYITKPFSISVLLAKINAMLRREAEHQKGGISIGTLCLNEDTMRISYKDAGTELSKNEYRVLRLLMKNAGQIVRREQLLEELWDDVSFVDDNTLTVNITRVKKKLMELGLENCISTKRGVGYVFDSASVQNN; encoded by the coding sequence ATGAGTACTATCCTACTGATTGAGGATAACGAAAGTTTACAAAAATATATTCGGGAATACCTGAACGCTTATGGTTTTGAAGTACATGTACTAAATGACTACGATACGCTTTATAAAACAATTAGCGCAGTATCACCCAAGCTCATTCTCTTAGATGTTACATTACCTAAGTTTGATGGATTCTACTACCTAAAACTGATTAGGAAACAATATTCAATCCCTGTCATAATTATTTCTGCTCGAAGTGAGGATAGCGACCAAATACGAGGCATTGAAAACGGAGCAGACGACTATATCACAAAACCTTTTTCCATTAGTGTATTGCTTGCTAAAATAAACGCTATGCTGCGCAGAGAGGCAGAGCATCAAAAGGGTGGTATTTCTATTGGCACGCTCTGCTTGAATGAAGATACTATGCGTATATCGTACAAGGACGCAGGGACGGAGCTTTCAAAAAATGAATATCGTGTTCTTCGACTTTTGATGAAAAATGCTGGGCAAATCGTGAGGCGTGAACAGCTTTTGGAAGAGCTTTGGGATGATGTGAGCTTTGTTGACGATAACACGTTAACTGTAAATATTACCCGCGTGAAAAAAAAGCTCATGGAGCTTGGTCTGGAAAATTGTATCAGCACGAAAAGAGGTGTTGGCTATGTATTTGATTCGGCTTCTGTGCAAAACAATTGA
- a CDS encoding radical SAM protein, with protein sequence MKISKKDALIWFEFFSILPEEEEIMTKQQEIIYSTFAQIEAAIDDRNDRLMSKIKGLKTLENRTFFVGNESKFPKGCRSCLLGTGLSAIRKTNKCNIECKFCYNYGELQDIPPIGEGMWEIGGTKFYDKDIDLLLSIQQKPTGISYVYLEPFMEIEKYYSVIKKFSDAQIHQHLYTNGILAEEETLKALGEAGLNEIRFNLGASKCSDKVIENIEIAKKYIKNVGIETPMTPEFFETFFKKKQAILETKVDFINCAELHLNENNIDNYYGENMYISRHGYISPIWSRELTLEFMKIADEEKWDLVVHDCSNHTKFARDLNLSSKEDKWFGASNYACEFSRIPYEVFLPILRDDNFKFLSEEELPDGYKPGEMIS encoded by the coding sequence ATGAAAATTTCAAAGAAAGATGCGTTGATATGGTTTGAATTTTTTTCAATATTGCCTGAGGAAGAGGAAATTATGACAAAACAACAAGAAATCATTTACTCTACCTTTGCGCAAATTGAGGCAGCCATCGATGATAGAAATGATAGGTTAATGTCGAAAATTAAAGGTTTGAAAACTTTGGAGAATAGAACTTTTTTTGTGGGAAATGAAAGTAAATTCCCCAAAGGATGTCGTTCTTGTCTGCTTGGCACTGGTTTGAGTGCAATTAGGAAAACGAACAAATGTAACATAGAGTGTAAGTTCTGTTATAATTATGGAGAACTACAAGATATTCCTCCAATTGGCGAAGGTATGTGGGAAATAGGAGGCACAAAATTTTATGATAAGGATATTGATTTACTTCTTTCTATCCAGCAGAAACCTACTGGCATTTCCTACGTTTATTTAGAGCCATTCATGGAAATCGAAAAATACTATTCGGTAATAAAGAAATTTAGTGATGCTCAAATTCATCAACATCTATATACAAATGGCATTTTAGCTGAGGAAGAGACATTGAAAGCGTTAGGTGAGGCCGGTCTTAACGAGATACGTTTCAACCTGGGTGCTTCTAAGTGTTCAGACAAAGTGATTGAAAATATCGAAATAGCGAAAAAATATATTAAAAATGTAGGTATTGAAACTCCAATGACTCCTGAGTTTTTCGAAACTTTTTTTAAGAAAAAGCAGGCTATCTTAGAGACAAAGGTTGATTTTATTAATTGTGCAGAATTACATTTAAATGAGAATAACATAGACAATTACTATGGAGAAAATATGTATATTTCCAGACATGGCTATATATCTCCAATTTGGAGTAGGGAATTAACTCTGGAATTCATGAAAATAGCCGATGAAGAAAAGTGGGATTTAGTAGTTCATGATTGCTCAAACCATACAAAATTTGCTAGAGATTTAAATTTGAGCAGCAAAGAGGATAAGTGGTTCGGAGCCAGTAATTACGCCTGTGAGTTTTCCCGGATTCCATACGAAGTGTTTTTACCAATACTACGTGATGATAATTTCAAATTTTTAAGTGAAGAAGAATTGCCTGACGGTTATAAGCCAGGAGAGATGATTTCTTAG
- a CDS encoding DUF4085 family protein: MKFFTVDKIRMLGISGYLSYHEDEQSLNRAKEDFKSMGKDYDAVEKLNFIHYKPLMLEYLPDSLKNAANDESIIPSKIPSRNLLSEIDKWKLSVKNTWEETFCQYEEHYKSIEKFLPKNVIELNKQYNFHDTKLLAARNFEGNVFEIDLQCSEGFMDEGLYTLIFNGVKLIEVSDDFIGSWCN, translated from the coding sequence ATGAAGTTTTTCACGGTTGATAAAATTAGAATGTTAGGAATTAGTGGATACCTTTCTTATCATGAAGATGAACAAAGTTTAAATAGAGCTAAAGAAGATTTTAAATCTATGGGTAAAGATTATGATGCAGTAGAAAAATTAAATTTTATACACTATAAACCACTAATGCTAGAATATTTACCAGATTCACTAAAAAATGCTGCCAATGATGAAAGTATAATACCATCCAAAATACCTTCTCGTAATCTTTTAAGTGAAATAGATAAATGGAAATTAAGTGTAAAAAATACCTGGGAAGAAACATTTTGTCAATATGAAGAACATTATAAATCTATAGAAAAGTTTTTACCTAAAAATGTTATTGAATTAAATAAGCAATACAATTTTCATGATACAAAGTTATTAGCAGCTAGAAATTTTGAGGGTAATGTATTCGAAATTGACCTCCAGTGTAGTGAAGGCTTCATGGACGAAGGATTATATACATTGATATTTAATGGTGTAAAGTTAATAGAGGTGTCTGATGATTTTATAGGTAGTTGGTGCAACTAA
- a CDS encoding CatA-like O-acetyltransferase produces the protein MGFNVINMNTWERGEIGPSYSVLNDKTKVMGDLYTSFNTVFLNFYEDMVNALNSYKSDTNFTTQFQDNFFIVSCLPWFNYTSFNVNNEGSSSFLFPMVTWGKFFKESNKIVMPVTIQVHHAVADGYHCSLFFSNVQEISSNPERYL, from the coding sequence ATGGGCTTTAATGTAATTAATATGAATACTTGGGAGAGAGGTGAAATTGGCCCAAGCTATTCTGTGTTAAATGATAAAACAAAAGTAATGGGCGATCTATATACATCATTTAATACTGTATTTTTGAATTTTTATGAGGATATGGTAAATGCATTAAATAGTTATAAAAGTGATACTAATTTTACTACTCAGTTTCAAGATAATTTTTTTATTGTTTCATGTTTGCCATGGTTTAATTACACATCTTTTAATGTAAATAATGAAGGAAGTAGTTCTTTTCTGTTTCCAATGGTAACATGGGGAAAGTTTTTTAAAGAAAGTAATAAAATTGTTATGCCAGTAACTATTCAGGTTCACCATGCAGTTGCTGATGGATACCATTGTTCATTGTTCTTTTCAAATGTACAAGAAATATCATCAAATCCAGAGCGATATCTCTAA
- a CDS encoding helix-turn-helix transcriptional regulator yields MDKLWQISTAIKEQKVLDIGYHKIGMDGEIQEEASKRTVYPQGLLFSEYYFYLIAFIEGKSYEYPAIYRVDRIKNLIITDRKYKVDYSKRFQDGEFRKLIEFMQSGELERIKFRFTGRSIEAVLDRLPNAKVVKEKQRQYIVDAKMFGKGIKMWLLSQEDSVEVLASDEFREEMIKAINRIRERYK; encoded by the coding sequence TTGGACAAATTGTGGCAAATCAGTACTGCAATAAAAGAACAAAAAGTATTGGATATTGGATATCATAAAATAGGCATGGACGGAGAGATACAGGAGGAGGCTTCTAAAAGAACTGTATATCCACAGGGATTGTTATTCTCTGAATATTATTTTTACCTCATAGCCTTTATAGAGGGCAAAAGTTATGAATATCCTGCTATTTATAGAGTAGATAGAATTAAGAATTTAATTATTACAGATAGAAAATATAAGGTAGATTACAGCAAGAGATTTCAAGATGGAGAATTTAGAAAGTTAATTGAATTTATGCAATCAGGAGAACTGGAAAGAATAAAATTTAGATTTACAGGTAGATCTATAGAGGCAGTTTTGGATAGATTGCCTAATGCAAAAGTAGTAAAAGAAAAGCAGAGGCAATATATAGTGGATGCAAAAATGTTTGGTAAAGGTATAAAAATGTGGCTTTTGAGTCAGGAGGATTCTGTGGAGGTTTTAGCTTCTGATGAATTTAGGGAAGAAATGATAAAGGCTATTAATAGGATAAGAGAGAGGTATAAATAA
- a CDS encoding ABC transporter ATP-binding protein — translation MKKLIVLENVSKHYGNKSVLNNINLTILRGETLAVTGANGTGKSTLLRIIAGLSNLSSGRRILCDKGDKLKIGYVPDYFPKLNFTPYEYICHMGKMQGLSQAYINQFSEELFDTFNIALMKNTRIKYLSKGTIQKVAVIQAIISRPDILLLDEPLSGQDNKSQERFIDILQKFKTEEICIVLACHEMHLVDKLADKIVEIKGGEIVSNTHNENNGYTNMLICFKVAKEFDVSIVKEFTGLLNMIQNGQSVSILMNKQYSDVNILRLLQMGCSIVSVNES, via the coding sequence ATGAAAAAATTAATTGTGCTCGAAAATGTTAGTAAGCATTATGGTAATAAGAGTGTTTTAAATAATATAAATTTAACTATTTTAAGAGGGGAAACTTTAGCTGTTACAGGGGCTAATGGTACAGGAAAAAGTACATTGCTAAGAATAATAGCAGGTTTAAGTAATTTATCTAGTGGAAGAAGGATTTTATGTGATAAAGGAGATAAACTTAAAATTGGTTATGTTCCAGATTATTTTCCCAAACTTAATTTTACCCCTTATGAATATATTTGTCATATGGGAAAAATGCAGGGACTTTCTCAAGCATATATAAATCAGTTTTCAGAGGAACTATTTGATACTTTTAACATTGCTTTAATGAAAAATACTCGTATAAAATATTTATCAAAAGGTACGATTCAAAAAGTTGCTGTTATACAGGCGATTATATCAAGACCTGATATTTTGCTATTAGATGAGCCACTTTCAGGACAGGATAACAAATCTCAAGAGAGATTTATTGACATATTACAGAAATTTAAAACAGAAGAAATTTGTATTGTTTTAGCATGTCATGAGATGCATTTAGTTGATAAATTGGCAGATAAAATTGTAGAAATCAAGGGTGGTGAAATTGTATCCAATACACATAATGAGAATAATGGTTATACAAATATGCTAATATGTTTTAAAGTAGCTAAAGAATTTGATGTTAGTATAGTAAAAGAATTTACTGGCTTATTAAATATGATACAGAATGGACAATCAGTTAGTATATTAATGAATAAACAATATAGTGATGTTAATATATTGAGATTGTTACAAATGGGCTGTAGTATTGTTTCGGTAAATGAAAGTTGA
- a CDS encoding VanZ family protein, with the protein MNKRERIKTVFLYGVFICYMILLIKVLFLSRISHLEHRSINLIPFYSIMEYISGSSANIKAFSFSNVVGNIVIFIPLGTYLSLFKNDKRVISNLLFIFIVSLFVEIIQGLLGIGASDIDDIILNCLGGLIGILGYKFLLFILRDEKKVHTAITILSAIGLPRILYYLFMVRMRF; encoded by the coding sequence ATGAATAAACGAGAGCGAATTAAAACAGTCTTTTTATATGGTGTTTTCATTTGTTACATGATTTTGTTAATTAAAGTATTGTTCTTATCAAGAATTTCGCATTTGGAGCATAGGTCAATCAATCTCATTCCTTTTTATAGTATAATGGAATATATATCTGGCAGCTCTGCGAATATAAAAGCATTTTCTTTTAGTAATGTGGTTGGCAATATAGTTATTTTTATTCCCCTTGGTACATATTTGTCATTATTCAAAAATGATAAAAGAGTAATAAGCAATTTGTTGTTTATATTTATAGTGAGTTTGTTTGTTGAAATCATTCAAGGGCTTTTAGGCATTGGAGCATCAGACATTGATGATATAATTCTAAATTGTTTGGGTGGATTGATTGGTATTTTAGGGTATAAGTTTTTATTGTTTATATTACGAGATGAGAAAAAAGTACATACTGCAATCACAATACTATCTGCTATCGGATTACCTCGTATATTATATTATTTATTCATGGTGAGAATGAGATTCTGA
- a CDS encoding ABC transporter permease, translating to MNIFNKVTLQSMKKSRTRTIVTVIGVILSAAMITAVATLGVSLLNYLANGAAQKYGGWHVEFLNVDSSFAQERALDNGVANTATFENIGYAKLEVGKDPKRPYLFIAGFSKKAFDTLPITLVSGRLPKNSGEILVPMSVEASGGVQFAVGDTLSLAVGSRMDGNKNLGQHDPYISGKETLMPKAEKTYTVVGICLRPGFEESSAPGYTLITKADAQDKADSLSLLVTLKNPRGVHAYARSTAGSQAYVFNDNVLRFMGLSDDNLFNTLLYSIGGILIALIMVGSIFLIYNSFNISMNERTHQFGILSSVGATATQLRNSVLFEGLCIGAVGIPIGVMVGMGSIGLVISVVARNFENIAYSNVSFTLTVSVPAIVGAAAVSMVTILISAYIPARKAASTPVMESIRQTNEVKVESKVVKASKLAQRIYGLEGTLALKNFKRNKKRYRSIVLSLVLSVVLFISTNAFVTDFKQVSERAVELTTYDIGVATQDMDDSEMLPLYDKLKTADGVYKSSYQALMKYSCAAKASDLSDYYWEYAGSHLPGETVNLPMDLQFLDDSTYLSIIKGLGLSAEEYTGQNTKMIAVAKITSHMKANQEVDKFVDMFKSSSMNFTIAPETNGKPKMEQGRNVNIKFVNIVPPDTLPVLENSGSNNPFIFRVMVPYSLKEKFETPDIHVSNKGMTFSSKNPSKSAAKMEAMLKGAGIKSNYKLYNSHEIFDESRNYIFIANVFAYTFIIMISLIAVANVFNTISTNIKLRRRELAMLRSVGMSERDFQKMMNFECAFYGMRALLLGLPIAAISSWLIYKWMVAGGADNIDFVFPWGSIGISVFSVLFVVFITMLYAISKIKRENIIDALRDDMT from the coding sequence ATGAACATTTTCAACAAAGTTACCCTGCAAAGCATGAAAAAGAGCCGCACACGAACCATTGTAACGGTTATCGGAGTTATCCTATCCGCCGCCATGATTACGGCAGTTGCTACCTTGGGCGTTTCCCTGCTGAACTATTTGGCAAATGGCGCGGCCCAGAAATACGGTGGTTGGCACGTCGAGTTTTTGAACGTTGATTCCTCTTTCGCACAGGAACGAGCCCTCGACAATGGAGTTGCAAACACAGCAACATTTGAAAATATCGGCTACGCAAAACTTGAGGTCGGGAAAGACCCCAAAAGGCCGTATCTTTTTATAGCCGGATTCAGCAAGAAAGCCTTTGATACCTTGCCCATAACCCTAGTTTCAGGTAGATTGCCGAAAAACAGTGGGGAGATTCTTGTTCCGATGAGCGTCGAAGCAAGCGGCGGTGTTCAATTCGCGGTGGGTGACACGCTTTCACTTGCTGTTGGAAGCCGCATGGATGGAAATAAAAACCTCGGTCAACACGACCCTTACATTTCCGGGAAAGAAACTCTTATGCCAAAAGCCGAAAAAACCTACACGGTTGTCGGAATCTGCCTAAGACCCGGTTTTGAGGAATCTTCCGCACCGGGATATACCTTGATAACGAAAGCAGATGCACAAGACAAAGCGGACAGCTTAAGCCTATTGGTCACGCTTAAAAACCCGCGTGGTGTTCACGCTTACGCAAGAAGCACAGCCGGAAGCCAAGCTTACGTCTTTAACGATAATGTGCTGCGCTTCATGGGTCTTTCGGACGATAATTTGTTCAACACGCTTCTGTACTCGATTGGCGGCATTTTGATTGCCTTGATAATGGTAGGTTCGATTTTTCTGATTTACAATTCGTTCAATATATCGATGAACGAACGCACACACCAGTTCGGAATTCTCTCGTCGGTGGGAGCCACAGCGACACAGCTGCGAAATTCGGTGCTGTTTGAGGGACTTTGCATTGGTGCGGTCGGCATACCGATTGGCGTTATGGTCGGCATGGGCAGCATCGGGCTTGTGATTTCCGTTGTCGCCAGGAATTTTGAGAACATTGCCTACAGCAATGTCTCTTTCACCTTGACAGTGTCCGTCCCCGCGATTGTCGGCGCGGCGGCAGTCAGCATGGTTACGATTCTGATTTCGGCCTATATCCCGGCCAGGAAGGCCGCAAGCACTCCCGTTATGGAGAGTATTCGCCAGACCAACGAGGTCAAAGTTGAATCCAAAGTCGTGAAAGCGTCAAAACTGGCGCAGCGTATTTACGGTTTGGAGGGAACCCTTGCGCTAAAGAATTTTAAAAGAAACAAGAAACGCTATCGCAGCATTGTGCTATCACTTGTTTTAAGCGTAGTGCTGTTTATATCGACCAATGCTTTTGTAACGGATTTTAAACAGGTGTCGGAGCGGGCAGTAGAGCTTACTACCTATGACATCGGTGTTGCCACACAGGACATGGACGACAGCGAAATGTTGCCGCTTTACGACAAACTAAAAACTGCCGACGGTGTTTACAAAAGCTCGTATCAAGCGCTTATGAAGTATTCATGCGCTGCCAAAGCAAGCGATCTTTCAGACTATTACTGGGAATACGCGGGTTCACATTTGCCGGGTGAAACGGTTAATCTGCCAATGGATCTCCAGTTTCTTGATGACAGCACCTATCTGAGTATTATCAAAGGCTTGGGCTTGTCCGCAGAGGAATATACCGGGCAAAATACGAAAATGATTGCCGTTGCCAAAATAACAAGCCACATGAAAGCCAATCAGGAGGTTGACAAGTTTGTTGATATGTTCAAGAGTTCTTCCATGAATTTTACCATCGCTCCCGAAACAAATGGCAAGCCGAAGATGGAACAGGGGCGAAACGTAAACATTAAGTTTGTCAATATCGTGCCGCCTGATACACTCCCGGTCTTAGAAAACTCCGGGTCGAACAATCCGTTCATTTTTAGGGTGATGGTTCCCTATTCGCTCAAAGAGAAATTTGAAACCCCGGATATCCATGTGTCTAATAAGGGAATGACCTTTAGTTCAAAGAATCCTTCAAAGTCGGCGGCTAAAATGGAAGCGATGCTTAAGGGTGCAGGAATTAAATCCAATTATAAACTGTACAATTCTCATGAAATATTTGATGAGAGCCGCAATTATATATTCATTGCCAACGTGTTCGCTTATACTTTTATCATTATGATTTCGCTTATTGCGGTTGCCAATGTGTTTAACACGATTTCCACGAATATCAAGTTGCGCAGGCGAGAGCTTGCCATGCTCCGCTCTGTGGGGATGTCTGAACGCGATTTCCAAAAGATGATGAATTTCGAGTGTGCCTTTTATGGCATGAGGGCGTTGCTCTTGGGGCTCCCTATAGCGGCAATCTCTTCTTGGCTGATTTACAAATGGATGGTCGCCGGTGGGGCGGACAATATCGATTTTGTGTTCCCGTGGGGCAGTATCGGAATTAGCGTGTTCAGCGTGCTCTTTGTGGTGTTCATTACAATGCTGTATGCCATTAGCAAGATAAAAAGAGAAAATATTATCGACGCGCTTCGGGATGATATGACTTGA
- a CDS encoding ABC transporter ATP-binding protein: MKFLKIENLCKVYGKGENQVTALDHVSLTIEKGEFTAIIGSSGSGKSTLLHIIGGVDVPTSGKVYLDGQDVYAQSNEKLAIFRRRQVGLIYQFHNLIPTLNVVENITLPILMDKRKVNEERLNDLLELLGLKDRKMHLPNQLSGGQQQRVSIGRALMNAPAVMLADEPTGSLDSRNGHEIINLLKLSHKKYQQTLIVVTHDENIALQADRIIGISDGKVVRDERVRP; the protein is encoded by the coding sequence ATGAAATTTTTAAAAATTGAAAATTTATGCAAGGTCTACGGCAAGGGCGAAAACCAAGTTACCGCACTTGACCATGTTTCGCTTACAATCGAAAAGGGGGAGTTTACCGCGATCATCGGCTCCTCCGGTTCCGGCAAATCCACATTGCTTCACATCATCGGCGGCGTGGACGTGCCAACAAGCGGAAAGGTGTATTTGGACGGGCAGGATGTATATGCCCAAAGCAATGAAAAACTCGCCATTTTCCGCAGGCGGCAGGTTGGACTGATTTACCAGTTTCACAACCTCATCCCAACTCTAAATGTGGTGGAAAACATCACTTTGCCTATACTGATGGACAAACGGAAGGTCAACGAGGAACGGCTGAATGACTTGTTGGAACTGCTTGGGCTAAAAGACCGAAAAATGCATTTACCCAATCAGCTTTCGGGCGGTCAGCAACAGCGCGTTTCCATAGGACGTGCTTTAATGAACGCTCCGGCGGTCATGCTTGCCGACGAACCCACGGGTAGTTTGGACAGCCGAAATGGACATGAAATTATCAATCTGCTGAAATTAAGCCATAAAAAATATCAGCAGACCCTAATCGTTGTCACGCATGACGAAAATATCGCCCTGCAAGCAGACCGCATTATCGGCATATCAGACGGCAAAGTAGTGCGAGACGAGAGGGTGAGACCATGA
- a CDS encoding sensor histidine kinase, whose product MLRNREFRQLAILFSLIAATTVTLEFAINRLAGILAIASAAAFGTAFFAFTKARYKSIAQISDQIDLVLHNADHLYIGESDEGELSILQSEITKMTLRIREQNDALKKEKEHLADSLADIAHQLRTPLTSVNLILSLLENNPDENERKVLIRETKELFVQMDWLLTSLLKLSRLDAGIVVFQSEQIDVNNLICAALRPFLIPMELHDIVLQIDVPKKIIIQGDSSWLSEAIQNILKNCIESAGENGKIEIVCVDNSLFTEIAIHDSGAGFEKEDLPCLFDRFYRGKNAGATGYGIGLALCKMIITRQGGTITAKNHPQGGAIFAIRFPK is encoded by the coding sequence ATGCTTCGGAATAGAGAGTTTCGGCAGCTTGCTATTTTGTTCTCCTTAATAGCTGCCACCACTGTAACGCTGGAATTTGCAATCAATAGGTTGGCTGGAATCCTTGCCATTGCTTCTGCCGCCGCCTTTGGAACAGCGTTTTTTGCGTTTACCAAAGCCCGATATAAAAGCATTGCGCAGATTTCAGATCAAATCGATCTTGTGCTTCATAACGCTGACCATCTGTATATTGGTGAATCGGACGAGGGCGAACTTTCTATTTTGCAAAGCGAGATAACAAAAATGACGCTGCGCATTCGGGAGCAAAACGACGCGCTGAAAAAAGAAAAAGAACATCTTGCCGATTCGCTGGCCGACATAGCACACCAACTCCGAACCCCTCTCACATCCGTGAACCTTATTCTGTCATTGTTAGAGAATAACCCTGACGAAAATGAACGGAAAGTATTGATACGGGAAACAAAGGAATTGTTTGTACAGATGGATTGGCTGCTTACTTCCCTGTTGAAATTATCCCGCCTGGACGCGGGCATTGTGGTGTTCCAAAGCGAGCAGATAGATGTCAACAACTTGATATGCGCCGCGCTTCGCCCGTTCCTAATCCCAATGGAACTGCACGATATTGTTTTGCAAATAGACGTGCCAAAAAAGATAATCATTCAGGGCGATTCTAGTTGGCTTTCGGAAGCAATTCAAAACATCCTCAAAAATTGCATAGAAAGCGCAGGCGAGAACGGGAAGATTGAGATTGTTTGCGTGGACAACTCATTGTTTACCGAGATTGCCATCCACGACAGCGGCGCAGGCTTTGAAAAAGAAGATTTACCCTGCCTGTTTGACAGGTTCTATCGTGGGAAAAACGCAGGCGCAACAGGATATGGGATTGGATTGGCTCTTTGCAAGATGATTATAACACGGCAGGGAGGGACGATTACCGCAAAAAATCACCCGCAGGGCGGCGCGATATTTGCCATTCGTTTCCCAAAGTGA